Proteins co-encoded in one Malus domestica chromosome 09, GDT2T_hap1 genomic window:
- the LOC103442566 gene encoding calcium-binding protein PBP1-like, protein MAGVGKRAADDFEDLLPVMADKLGGKGLIKELCNGFQLLMDKDKGVITLESLRRNSALLGLQNFREDELVSMVREGDMDGDGALNQMEFCVLMFRLSPELMEESWIWLEQAMQEEFSDDNKRP, encoded by the coding sequence ATGGCAGGAGTTGGAAAGAGGGCTGCTGACGATTTTGAAGACTTGCTGCCGGTGATGGCGGATAAGCTCGGCGGCAAGGGGCTGATAAAAGAGCTGTGCAACGGGTTTCAGCTGCTGATGGACAAGGACAAAGGGGTCATTACGCTGGAGAGCTTGAGGAGGAACTCTGCCCTGCTCGGTCTGCAGAACTTTAGAGAAGATGAGCTTGTGAGCATGGTGAGGGAAGGTGACATGGACGGTGATGGTGCTCTGAACCAGATGGAGTTTTGCGTTTTGATGTTCAGACTGAGTCCTGAGTTGATGGAAGAGTCTTGGATTTGGCTTGAGCAGGCCATGCAAGAGGAGTTCAGTGATGATAACAAGAGACCCTAA
- the LOC103429167 gene encoding putative F-box/FBD/LRR-repeat protein At4g03220: METRSAAKKRELLILHNQNDQIGDDNSSRSTSIGRITMETRSAAKKRKLLIFYNQNDQIDDDKSSRCRSIDRISDLPDAVLHHILFLLPIKTVAQTSVLSKRWRDIWSSFPDLDFTTLNPNIIISSTTTGRSHSLSKPNSQNSKEADFIRQVLTLRDKHSGIRILRFRSRLSFSRLNGLIRLAIRRNVQELDVDVATEDYFNFPRCVIASESLRVFKMKSLDPGFRLPPSSVMTSGFKSLQSLSLSRIILNNQPSLSDMFTDSSFPMLKKLSLDACFGLKHLLVGCRAIEDLTLENCFQLQGLDVSGGKLERLKIGSCFDVYVVKSWVKINAPRLRIMLWKHNAITDSCSIENLSYLQEAYVGFFRVREDISVAKLHSVSNLFMGLSHAHCLTLESQCIEILSNSNYFAVYLNPFHNLKSLELHTCFNKNNVPGLACIFKSSPMLHTLILNIINDYKTVRRQWNKDMWEMSNSEEEKYWESQTQILKPFLQNLKVVKIHGFLEYENEVSLAKFLLKHGKALEEMILCTGHCKARYSLQRQKIRSQMMGFSWASSSAKIAFH; this comes from the exons ATGGAAACAAGATCGGCAGCCAAGAAAAGAGAGCTTCTGATCTTGCACAACCAAAACGATCAAATTGGTGACGACAATAGTAGCAGAAGCACAAGCATTGGCCGGATCACAATGGAAACAAGATCTgctgccaagaaaagaaagctTCTTATTTTCTACAACCAAAACGATCAAATCGACGATGACAAGAGCAGCAGATGCAGAAGCATTGACCGAATAAGTGACCTCCCGGACGCGGTTCTCCACCACATCCTCTTCCTCCTACCCATCAAAACCGTCGCCCAAACCAGCGTCTTATCAAAACGGTGGCGTGATATCTGGTCCTCATTCCCTGACCTAGACTTCACCACTTTAAACCCGAATATCATAATATCCTCCACCACCACCGGAAGATCGCATTCATTATCAAAGCCAAACTCTCAAAATTCTAAAGAAGCCGACTTCATAAGGCAAGTCCTAACCCTCCGCGACAAGCACTCTGGTATTCGGATCCTCAGATTTCGTTCTCGGTTGAGTTTCTCTCGCCTTAATGGCCTGATCCGCCTCGCCATCCGGCGCAATGTGCAGGAGCTGGACGTGGATGTAGCCACCGAGGATTACTTCAACTTCCCTCGATGTGTGATTGCCAGTGAGTCTTTACGAGTTTTCAAAATGAAATCTCTTGACCCTGGTTTCAGATTGCCCCCTTCATCTGTGATGACCAGTGGATTTAAATCCCTCCAATCACTGTCGCTTTCGCGCATTATTTTAAACAACCAGCCTTCTCTCTCGGATATGTTCACCGACTCTTCTTTCCCTATGCTCAAGAAACTGAGCCTGGATGCCTGTTTCGGGTTGAAACACCTTCTGGTTGGGTGCCGGGCGATTGAGGATTTGACCTTGGAAAATTGTTTTCAGCTTCAAGGGTTGGATGTTTCGGGTGGGAAATTGGAGAGGTTGAAAATTGGGAGTTGTTTTGATGTTTATGTTGTTAAGAGTTGGGTGAAGATTAATGCACCGAGACTTAGAATTATGCTTTGGAAACATAATGCTATTACTGATAGTTGTTCTATAGAGAATTTGAGTTATCTGCAAGAGGCTTACGTTGGTTTCTTTCGTGTCCGGGAAGATATTAGTGTGGCAAAGCTTCATAGTGTGTCCAATCTTTTTATGGGACTCTCTCATGCCCATTGCTTGACACTTGAAAGCCAATGCATTGAG ATTCTATCAAACAGTAATTATTTTGCAGTTTATCTAAATCCATTTCACAATCTCAAATCTTTGGAGTTGCATACGTGTTTCAACAAGAATAATGTCCCAGGATTGGCTTGCATATTCAAGAGTTCTCCCATGCTCCACACTCTGATTCTCAACATTATAAATGATTACAAGACTGTAAGGAGA CAATGGAATAAGGATATGTGGGAAATGTCCAACTCGGAGGAAGAAAAGTACTGGGAATCTCAAACCCAAATCTTGAAGCCCTTCCTACAAAACCTTAAGGTGGTAAAGATTCATGGGTTTTTAGAGTACGAGAATGAAGTTAGTCTAGCCAAGTTCTTGCTGAAGCATGGAAAGGCCTTGGAAGAAATGATTCTGTGCACTGGACACTGCAAAGCTAGATATTCTCTCCAGCGACAAAAGATTAGGTCACAGATGATGGGATTTTCTTGGGCGTCTTCTAGTGCTAAAATTGCCTTTCATTGA
- the LOC103429168 gene encoding putative F-box/FBD/LRR-repeat protein At4g03220 encodes MTEARDRISDLPDEILHEIFSLVPVKSVAKNSALSRTWSRLWATLPVLDFNQVCPPMPKRLDHANELQVVLDEQMEALAFIPRVLFSRPENSNINVFRFSGRLMSLSCLEDCICRVVNHRVGELQLNLLMACGERFDLPHCVYECDSLRSLTLINATRIRLRSQPEDSKPRFCFSFSLVKATSGLCSLQALTLKCVDILDDHLTTDLFSDSSFPFLQNLIMKTCQGMTHLKISCSKLKDVRVVDMNLNSLDISGSRLENLTNFPRLNAFYMHYWLEDDVSNVIIKNVVKLLSASSQISVLDIQSFGLLLLIKGVMIGKYFCVFSTAYIPSI; translated from the exons ATGACTGAGGCAAGGGACAGAATCAGCGATCTTCCTGATGAAATCTTACATGAGATTTTCTCCTTGGTGCCCGTCAAATCTGTTGCAAAAAACAGTGCTTTATCAAGAACATGGAGCCGTCTTTGGGCTACCTTACCTGTTCTCGACTTCAACCAGGTTTGTCCTCCAATGCCGAAAAGATTAGATCATGCAAACGAACTGCAGGTAGTTCTTGATGAGCAAATGGAAGCTTTGGCATTCATTCCCAGAGTATTGTTTAGCCGCCCCGAAAATTCTAACATCAATGTTTTTCGATTTTCGGGTCGGCTAATGAGTTTGTCTTGCTTAGAAGATTGCATTTGTAGAGTGGTGAATCATAGGGTTGGAGAACTCCAACTCAATCTCTTGATGGCTTGCGGCGAAAGGTTTGATTTGCCTCATTGTGTGTATGAGTGTGATTCCTTGCGGAGCCTCACGTTAATTAACGCCACTCGCATACGGCTTCGATCTCAGCCAGAAGATTCAAAGCCTAGgttttgtttttcgttttcCCTTGTTAAGGCTACGAGTGGCCTTTGCTCCCTTCAAGCCTTGACTCTCAAGTGTGTGGATATCTTGGATGATCATTTGACTACGGATTTATTTTCAGATTCTTCGTTTCCATTCCTTCAAAACTTGATTATGAAAACTTGTCAAGGAATGACGCATCTTAAAATCAGTTGTTCGAAGCTCAAAGATGTGCGAGTTGTTGATATGAACTTAAATAGCTTGGACATCTCTGGAAGTAGACTTGAGAATCTGACG AACTTCCCTAGACTGAATGCATTTTATATGCATTATTGGTTAGAAGATGATGTTAGCAATGTGATTATTAAAAACGTGGTCAAACTTCTCTCAGCATCATCCCAAATTTCAGTCCTTGATATTCAATCCTTCGGCCTTCTTCTG TTAATCAAAGGAGTAATGATCGGGAagtatttttgtgtgttttctaCTGCTTATATTCCCAGTATTTAG